The Saccharomyces eubayanus strain FM1318 chromosome IV, whole genome shotgun sequence genome contains the following window.
GTGATATGGCGCACATCTCCGGTCTTGTGGCAGCCAATGTCGTTCCATCTCCATTTGAATTTTCCGACATTGTCACCACAACCACTCACAAATCTTTGAGAGGCCCAAGAGGTGCTatgattttcttcagaaaGGGTATTAAGTCTGTCACCAAGAAGGGTAAAGAAATTCCATACGagttggaaaagaaaatcaactTCTCCGTGTTCCCAGGCCACCAAGGTGGTCCTCATAACCACACCATTGGTGCGATGGCTGTGGCATTGAAGCAAGCCATGTCTCCAGAATTCAAGCAATACCAACAAAAGATTGTTGACAACAGTAAATGGTTTGCTCAAGAACTAAACAAGATGGGCTACAAATTGGTTTCCGGCGGTACCGATAACCACTTGATCGTTATTGACCTGTCTAGTACTCCAGTCGATGGTGCCCGTGTGGAAACTATTTTGAGTGCTTTGAACATTGCTGCTAACAAGAACACCATCCCAGGTGACAAGAGTGCTCTTTTCCCCTCAGGTCTAAGAATCGGTACTCCAGCAATGACCACAAGAGGATTTGGCCGCGAAGAGTTCTCTCAAGTGGCCAAGTACATCGATTCCGCGGTTAAACTAGCTGAAAACCTGAAGGCTTTGGAACCAACAGCGAAACTAGATGCAAGATCAAGACTCAATGAGTTCAAGAAGTTGTGTAATGAATCTACCGAAGTGGCTGATTTGTCCAAGGAAATTTCCAATTGGGCGGGCCAGTTCCCTGTCCCCGGTGAAGTTTAAATAAGTGAATTATACCTTTACGTATCAACATATGCAACCACTACGGCTGCTCTTATTATTTAACTCTACTTTATTTCCTTGTTCATTGTCCTTCGATGTCTTGAATTGGTCACCAGGAACCAAACtgattattatttcattCAAGGCATCAAAATTGTATCCGGTCTTAGCGCTGACGGGAACATACGGTACACCTTGCAACTCTACCGGTATTTCCACTTTGCTAGATTGCTCTTCACTGACCAAATCTTGTTTATTGCCCACCAGAATAACCTGCGTTTCTTGCGCACGGTCCTGTAAATCTTGGAACCATGTCAGTGCACACTGAAGACTGGCCGCATTGTttaattcaaaaacaagcAGGGCAATATTGGCATCCCGGTAATACATCGGTACGAGTGATTTATAGCGTTCCTGACCTGCCGTGTCCCAGATTTCCATATGAATACGTTTCTCCATTGATGTGTCGCTAGTAGAAACTTCAATCGTCTTGGTGACGAACGCTGCACCTATGGTGGCCGCATGCTTTTCAGGAAACTTACCTGATTTAAGCCTAGTTACTATGCTGGTCTTCCCCACCGATGAATCCCCCAGTAACACTACTTTGATGGTTGCTTCCATTTTCGTGTTTTACGGTGTTTTGTGTATCCTTTTGGAGCATTTTCTTActattgttcttttaaCGTAAATGTAAGgctaaaaaacaataaacgacaaaaaaataaaaaaaataagagaCGTTcgttctttatttttactaGTAATTATGGCCATAGAAAGTTAGCAAGAGAAAATTGATTGAATCTTTGATTGGATGCAATGAAGTACACATTAGAAGACCAAGTCGTATTAATTACTGGTGGATCGCAAGGTCTGGGGAAAGAATTCGCCAAAAAATACTACAATGAAACTGAAAACACGAAAATCATTGTGGTCAGTAGGTCAGAGGCCAAACTGCTGGATACATGCAACGAGATTCGTCTAGCTGCTCATTTGAGGAAGGAAACTTCAGACGAGGGCCAGGTGCAGCACAAGTTGGCCACGCCTCTGGACCCTGTGCAACGATTGTTCTACTTCCCATGCGACTTGTCCTGCTATGAATCCGTAGAAAATTTGTTTAATGTTTTGAGAGACTTCGAATTGCTCCCCACCCAAACTTTATGTTGTGCGGGAGGGTCTGTTCCCAAGCTATTTCGTGGGTTAAGTGGACAGGAATTGAACCAGGGTATGGACATCAACTATAAAACAACTTTGAACGTGGCTCATCAGCTCGCTCTTGCAGAGCAAACTAGGGAACACCATCTTATCATCTTTTCCAGTGTCACAGCCCTTTACCCCTTCGTTGGTTATTCGCAATATGCCCCTGCCAAGGCTGCGATTAAATCACTAGTAGCAATACTAAGACAAGAGCTGACAAACTTCCGCGTCAGCTGTGTTTACCCCGGAAACTTCGAGAGTGAAGGTTTCACTCTAGAACAGGTAACTAAGCCCAAGATCACAAAGTTGATCGAGGGGCCCTCGGACGCCATTCCATGCAAAGAAGCGTGTGATATTGTTGCTACTTCGTTGGCCAGAGGCCAAGACGATGTCTTTACAGATTTCGTGGGCTGGATGATCATGGGCATGGATCTGGGGCTCACGAGCAAGAGAAGTCGCTTTGTCGCGTTGCAATGGATCTTCGGTATCCTACTGaatattgttgttgtgcCCTTCTACCTGGTAGGCTGCTCCTGGTATATTAGAAAATGGTTCCGTGAAAGCGATAGCAAGAAGGCCACTTAAGGGTCTATAGCCCCAACCTCGGgttattttccttttacCTTCTTCAAGACCAATGCAGTTCACTAGCTGTGTGTATgtgtataaatatataagaaaCGATAATTATAATAGTACTTCCTCAGAAGTTTCTCGTATCAGCCCTTttggtattattattgaaggtttttaatttttatcttcagCGATGCGAtgaggtgaaaaaaaaaaattttctcttcaCTTTTAGTATAGGATACAAGAGTCTAAATGGTTCTTTATatgaaagaacaaagagGTAATAAACCATTGTATTGAGGATGAGTAACAGTGGTGTTTATACGTGTAATTCATGTGTGTTGAAGTTTGATGCAAGTGAGGAACAGCGGGCTCACATGAAGTCCGACTGGCATCGttacaatttgaaaagacgTGTTGCTCAGTTACCACCAATACCGTTTGAGACATTCGATTCGAAAGTGTCTGCTGCAGCTGCTAACAGCAATGAAGTCGCTGGGAAAGAGAAGCCTGTTACCAAGAAggaactgaaaagaagagagagGCAGGCGTTgcttgaaaagaaaacgaaactACTGGAGATTGCCAGGGCTAACATGTTGGAGAACATGCAAAAGAGTCAAGACGGAGAGGTTCTTGGTATGAGCAAACTGTCTctgcaagaaaaagaagagactaaggaaaagaaggaagtCAAGGAAGATGAGGAGCCTGAAGAATTGACCGAGGAAGAAATGGCGGAAAGATTGATGGAACAGAAACTGCG
Protein-coding sequences here:
- the SHM1 gene encoding glycine hydroxymethyltransferase SHM1 produces the protein MLSRVSILARSMATAQRRGLLSSAAQSLVSKPVSDGDPEMFDILQQERHRQKHSITLIPSENFTSKAVMDLLGSELQNKYSEGYPGERYYGGNEIIDKSESLCQARALELYGLDPTQWGVNVQPLSGAPANLYVYSAIMNIGERLMGLDLPDGGHLSHGYQLKSGTPISFISKYFQSMPYHVDHATGLIDYDNLQVLAKAFRPKVIVAGTSAYSRLIDYARFKEISQACGAYLMSDMAHISGLVAANVVPSPFEFSDIVTTTTHKSLRGPRGAMIFFRKGIKSVTKKGKEIPYELEKKINFSVFPGHQGGPHNHTIGAMAVALKQAMSPEFKQYQQKIVDNSKWFAQELNKMGYKLVSGGTDNHLIVIDLSSTPVDGARVETILSALNIAANKNTIPGDKSALFPSGLRIGTPAMTTRGFGREEFSQVAKYIDSAVKLAENLKALEPTAKLDARSRLNEFKKLCNESTEVADLSKEISNWAGQFPVPGEV
- the YPT10 gene encoding Rab family GTPase YPT10 produces the protein MEATIKVVLLGDSSVGKTSIVTRLKSGKFPEKHAATIGAAFVTKTIEVSTSDTSMEKRIHMEIWDTAGQERYKSLVPMYYRDANIALLVFELNNAASLQCALTWFQDLQDRAQETQVILVGNKQDLVSEEQSSKVEIPVELQGVPYVPVSAKTGYNFDALNEIIISLVPGDQFKTSKDNEQGNKVELNNKSSRSGCIC
- the TSC10 gene encoding 3-dehydrosphinganine reductase — translated: MKYTLEDQVVLITGGSQGLGKEFAKKYYNETENTKIIVVSRSEAKLLDTCNEIRLAAHLRKETSDEGQVQHKLATPLDPVQRLFYFPCDLSCYESVENLFNVLRDFELLPTQTLCCAGGSVPKLFRGLSGQELNQGMDINYKTTLNVAHQLALAEQTREHHLIIFSSVTALYPFVGYSQYAPAKAAIKSLVAILRQELTNFRVSCVYPGNFESEGFTLEQVTKPKITKLIEGPSDAIPCKEACDIVATSLARGQDDVFTDFVGWMIMGMDLGLTSKRSRFVALQWIFGILLNIVVVPFYLVGCSWYIRKWFRESDSKKAT